GTATCGCCATCCACCGCCTGCTTGCCGCAGAGGATGAGGTCGACGTCTCCCAGTTTTCGAATGGCGGCCGCCAGTGTGGTCGAGGTAGCCCATGTATCGGCGCCTGCAAACGCCCGGTCACTCAACAGGACAGCATCATCCACACCACGGGAAAGGACATCCCGAAGTGCCTCGTCCGCCTGAGGCGGTCCCATGGTCAAGACAGTGATTCTAGCCTGGGTTTCATCTTTGATTTTTAATGCCGCCTCCACGGCGAAAAGATCAAAGGGGTTGATGATGCTTTCCACACCCTGGCGGACCAAGGTATGGGTGTCGGGATCTATCCGTACATTCTTGGTGTCGGGAACCTGCTTGATGCATACAGCAATATGCATGGATCTTTCCTTTTTTCCCATTGCCGCTAAAAGAAGGTATCTTTTATCCGGCTGTATTCCTTATTTAACTCCTGCCCAATGATATTGCGCTGGATTTCATTGGTGCCTTCGTAGATCTGGAGGATTTTGGCATCCCGCATCATTTTCTCAACGGGGTAATCCTGCATGTATCCATACCCTCCAAGGACCTGAACAGCCTCTGTAGCCACCTCCATGGCCACATCGCCTGCGAAGACTTTGCACATTGCCGCCACCTTGCTGGCGTCGGGGGCATCATTGGCATCCATGTATCTGGCGACGGAATAGATCAATGCCCTGGCCGCTTCCGTTTTGGTGGCCATGTTCGCCAGTTTGTGCTGGATAGCCTGATAGGCAATGATGGGCTTGCCGAACTGAACGCGTTTGCGTGCATATTCTACGGAGATGTCCAGAGCCCCCTGGGCTAGTCCTACGCCGAGCGCGCCAATGCCGGGGCGGGATTTATCGAAGGTTTTCATGGCGATGATAAAACCCATGCCTTCGCGGCCAATGAGTCGATCCTTGGGGATGCGGCAGTCCTGGAAAACCAGTTCGCGGGTTGCCGAAGCGCGAATACCGAGTTTCTTTTCCTTCTTGCCGAATGAAAACCCCGGATCACCCTTTTCGACAATGAAAAAGCTTGCACCACGGGGCCCCTTAGACCGGTCCGTGATTGCCAGAACGGAATATATTTCCGCTTCACCGCCATTGGTGATCCACTGTTTCGTCCCGTTCAGGATATAATAGTCGCCATCCCGTACTGCCGTCGTCTGAATGCCCGAAACATCGCTGCCTGCTCCGGATTCCGTAAGGCCGAACGCAGCGATGCGTTTTCCACTGGCTATATCGGTGAGATATTTTTGTTTCTGTTCTTCATTGGCATGCAGCAGGATGGGGTAGGCCCCCAGACCGCTTGCGGCAAAAGAGGTGGCAATGCCGATACAGCCCTGAGCCAGCTGTTCGATGGCCAGACAGTTTTCCAGGATGCCTCCGCCCATTCCCCCATAGGCTTCCGGAATGTAAAGCCCGAAAAGGTCCGATTGAGCGAGAATTTTCATGATTTCCGAAGGAAATTCTTCGCTTTCATCCAGTTCCGCCCGCACAGGTCTGATTTTTTCTTTGGTGATCTGAGCAGCCAGCTCCTGGATCATCTTTTGTTCTTCAGTTAAGAAATAATCCACTTTTAGGTTCTCCTTATCCGCCCCGGTTTTCGATGGCAGGGATAGATGCCGTTTTTGTATTCCCTGCATTTCCGAGACAGAAAATGGCGTGCAGCCTCTGTTGCGCCAAATAAGGGGAAACGGAGCTGACTGACCGGTCAGTTCCCCCTCCAAAAAACAAAAATACCCCTCCCGCTTGGTGAGTTCAGTCCGCACCTTAAATTTTAATCAAGGATGCTTGAATCTCACCTCCAGCGATCCGGCGAGATTTTCAGATCAGAAAGGCCTCCTGGCGTGTTGCGTCTGAAAAAACGGCACAACCGGCCTCTTGTAGGTAACTTGAAAATGAGATCCTGAGGTTTTCCAATCCCGGCTCTCTCATTGCCTGCATATTTGAATCGCGGGCGACCGGGGCTCATCTCACTTTCCATTCAAAAGATCCAGCCATTCACGAGGAATGATGCCGGTAGAGATTGGTTCCTGACCCGAAGCGCGGCATCATTCTTGCCTTGGATTTTTAAAACGTGCCGCGCCCGGTTTCCATTGGCAGAAGAGGCCCTCTATTCTTCTTCGAACTCCAACACAAGACGGTCGTGGTAGTAACCGCAACCAGGGCATACACGGTGAGGCAACCGCAACTCATTGCACTGAGGGCAGTGGGACAGAGAAGGTATCGATAATCCTCTATGAGCGTTTCTTTTGTCGCGTCGTGCTTTGGATGTCTTACGTTTGGGTACCCCCATCTTTCATTCTCCTTTCAGCGATTTGAATAAATGCTCTGAAA
This region of Desulforhabdus amnigena genomic DNA includes:
- a CDS encoding acyl-CoA dehydrogenase family protein encodes the protein MDYFLTEEQKMIQELAAQITKEKIRPVRAELDESEEFPSEIMKILAQSDLFGLYIPEAYGGMGGGILENCLAIEQLAQGCIGIATSFAASGLGAYPILLHANEEQKQKYLTDIASGKRIAAFGLTESGAGSDVSGIQTTAVRDGDYYILNGTKQWITNGGEAEIYSVLAITDRSKGPRGASFFIVEKGDPGFSFGKKEKKLGIRASATRELVFQDCRIPKDRLIGREGMGFIIAMKTFDKSRPGIGALGVGLAQGALDISVEYARKRVQFGKPIIAYQAIQHKLANMATKTEAARALIYSVARYMDANDAPDASKVAAMCKVFAGDVAMEVATEAVQVLGGYGYMQDYPVEKMMRDAKILQIYEGTNEIQRNIIGQELNKEYSRIKDTFF
- the rpmF gene encoding 50S ribosomal protein L32, whose protein sequence is MGVPKRKTSKARRDKRNAHRGLSIPSLSHCPQCNELRLPHRVCPGCGYYHDRLVLEFEEE